GACTTAGGCCCGGTTACTTTCCTTTTGTGGAACCTGGTTTTGAACTCGATATCAACTGTTTGGTTTGTAATGGGGATGGTTGCAGTGTGTGCAAACATTCCGGCTGGCTCGAACTACTGCCATGTGGTCTCGTACATCCAAACGTATTAGAATCGGCTGGACTTGATTCCAAAAAATGGACAGGCTTTGCCTTTGGTCTCGGCCTAGATCGTTTGGTCATGATGCGTTACGGAATCCATGACATCCGGTATTTCCAATCAGGGAATTTAAGATTTTTAAAACAGTTTTAACTCAGTAAAAATCCTTGTATCTTCCCATCCTTCTCCTGGAACTCCACTTTTGATTTTCCAAGATCCAATCCCTCTTTTGATACAATCTCAGTTCCATCCTTTGCAAAAAGATTGGTGAGAACCATCTCACCATTTTCTTTTTTAGAACAGACTATGAGGTAAGGTGGCTTTTTTTCTCCACCAGGATTGAAATAGATGGTACTGGCAGTGAGGATGGTCGCCTGTTCTCCCGGTTTGGGACTTGGAACATTCACTTCCAATGGTTGTAAAGCCATAGGTTCTCTGGTCACAGATTCGGGTTTGTCTTTCGCAAATAAAATCACGGAGTTGATGCTATCAATTCCACCATTTCCTCCCAATAAACTCACCTTAGGTGGACTAATCAGCCTTTCTGGAATGGAATCTACGGCCAGACCATATTGGCTTGCGATATCCACAAGGCCTGTCGCACCAGAAAGGGCCATGGCTGCTTGGTAGTTCAAAATTCCCCCACCTAAGTTGATCGGAATCTCTTTTGTTCCATTGGATATTTTGCCTTTGCGAAGGGATGTGGCTGTATCTTTTGGGGATACTCCAAAATACAGTCCCGCTTCATGAATGATCATTCCAGTAAAACAATCGTAAATCCAAGCGTAATCAATGTCCGATCGTTTGAGTCCAGAAGAGGCCACGGCTCTTTCGCAAGCAATGGCGGCAGGGCTTTTTAAGTCTTTCTTTTGGATGAAGTATTCGGCATGGGCACTTTGACCAGAACCCACCAAATAAATATGTTTTGAATCTTTTTTGATGATATTGTTATCAATTAACTTCTGTTTCATGAATTCAGAAGTCACGAGAGTCGCAAATCCGTGATCAGTGACAATCGCAATCATCGGCGTACTATAAACACCAGAAAGAGGTTTTTTTAACTGTTTTTCCGTCAGTGGCTTTTGGTATTGAAAGGCTCTTGGATTGGTTTCTGCCAAACTTCGAAAGTGTTTTGTGATTTCTTCTAAATCTTCGCTGGTAACACCAGTATCAAACATCATTCGTTCACATAACAAAGAATAAAGACCAATGAGTGTGGCCCCATAAGGCATTTCCCAATCTTTGTGACAAACAGTCGCAGTAAGTCTTTTTAAATCTGATATTTGTTTAAAGACTGATTTCGGGACATCGGCAGCGGCCACAAGAACCACTGCATAAGGATTGGCTTTCACAATCGTATGGGCTTGTCCAATCGCCCCACCTACACTGGCTCCCCCTAAATCAACAGTGTGACAAGCAAGGCCACCAAAACCCATATCATTTGCATCTTTGACAGTGAACCCATACCCTTCGCGGCCTAGAGACTGGGCTTCGATAGAAACAAAATCGGTTAGGTATGGGGCAATGGACGAACGATTCGTTCCCAAAAAACCAAAAAGTTTGTCTACGGAACGGAACAGTAGGGAATGGTATTTTTCTAAAGGAGAAAGGTTTTTATAAATTTCCGAATCAAATTCAGATTCGATGGTGTCGCTGACACCGAGTAAAATTGGGTCCATACCGCCAAATTAGAACTAACCTTCCATATTCATCAACGCATTCATTCGAAAATCTTGTATGATTTGTTTGCAGCGTTCAGTGATTCGAGTCAGGCTCTCTCCAAATTTTTTTCCACCAAAAGTAGAATGAGCATTAGGATATTCCTTTTCATTGACTTGAACAATCATATCAGGATTGATCCTGTTTTTACTGACCAAATCTTGGACGGCTACCGTGATATTTTTTAAAGCAATACATCCGTCTTTCAAAAGATTTTGCGAGGCTTTTTCGATAACTATATTGTTTCCATTGGCATCAAGTAAGGTTTTGATAAACTCTTGCATCTTCATAGAAGGAAGGCCACGTCTTGTCATTCCAATCCGTTCCACTTGTAATACAGCATCCTGTAAAAAAGAATATTCAGGTGTTCCTTTAAAGATATAAATGAGAACTGGAAGTTCTGTTTCTGCAAAATCCAACATAGCACCATAGAAGTACCTTGTTTCTACTTTTGCCAGAGGATGGAAATCTACCTTTTTATAGTTTGCTAACTTTTCAATGGACTCATCCATAATCCGATTTAAAGTTTGCGCTTTGGCAGCTTCTTTTCTCGCGGCAAGTTCTTGAAATTTGGATTTTAATTGTTCGAGAAATGTGACTTCTTCTGTAAGGAA
The sequence above is drawn from the Leptospira sp. WS4.C2 genome and encodes:
- a CDS encoding thiolase family protein, producing MDPILLGVSDTIESEFDSEIYKNLSPLEKYHSLLFRSVDKLFGFLGTNRSSIAPYLTDFVSIEAQSLGREGYGFTVKDANDMGFGGLACHTVDLGGASVGGAIGQAHTIVKANPYAVVLVAAADVPKSVFKQISDLKRLTATVCHKDWEMPYGATLIGLYSLLCERMMFDTGVTSEDLEEITKHFRSLAETNPRAFQYQKPLTEKQLKKPLSGVYSTPMIAIVTDHGFATLVTSEFMKQKLIDNNIIKKDSKHIYLVGSGQSAHAEYFIQKKDLKSPAAIACERAVASSGLKRSDIDYAWIYDCFTGMIIHEAGLYFGVSPKDTATSLRKGKISNGTKEIPINLGGGILNYQAAMALSGATGLVDIASQYGLAVDSIPERLISPPKVSLLGGNGGIDSINSVILFAKDKPESVTREPMALQPLEVNVPSPKPGEQATILTASTIYFNPGGEKKPPYLIVCSKKENGEMVLTNLFAKDGTEIVSKEGLDLGKSKVEFQEKDGKIQGFLLS